The following nucleotide sequence is from Streptomyces bathyalis.
TGTTCATGCAGCGGTCGGCGGCGCCGCGCATGCCGCCGACGACCTCGAAGTCCAGGCGGGTGCGCAGCGGTCCGGCCGGCGGCAGCGCGGGGTCGCGGAGGTTGTCCGTCATGGACGGCGCGTCGACGATCTTGCCGGGGTTGAGGCGGTTCTCGGGGTCGAAGAGGCCCTTCACGCGCCGCATCGCCTCGTACAGTTCGTCGCCGAAGATCTCGCGGTTGAACTCGCTGCGTGCCAGTCCGTCGCCGTGCTCGCTGGAGTTGACGCCGCCGTACTCCCGCACGAGGTCCTTGATCTCCTCCGCGACCGACCGCATCGTCGCGACCTGCGACGGGTCGGCGGTGTCGACGAAGGGACGGATGTGCAGGCAGCCGACCGAACAGTGGCCGTAGAAGCCCGCGTTGAGGCCGTGACGGTCCAGGACCTGCTTGAAGCGCCGTGTGTAGTCGGCGAGATGGACCGGGTCGACGGCGGTGTCCTCGATGAAGGCCAGCGGGCGGCGCGTGCCCTCGCTGGCGGCCATCAGCAGGCCGAGGCTGGACTTGCGGACCTTCAGCAGCGAGCCCTGCTGGGCGGGGGTGACGGCCTGGAGGGTGTGGTACCCGTGGCCGTGGCGCTTCCAGAGGGACGTGAGCCGCTCCAGCCTGCCGATGAGTTCCTTCTCGTCGTCGCCGGTGAAGCTGACGAAGAGCAGGGCCTCCGGGTCGCCTTCGAGGATGGAGCCGAGTGAGGCGTACTCGATCTTCTTCCGTGACAGGTCGAGGATCGTGCGGTCCATCATCTCCACCGCCGACGGATCGCACGCCAGCGCGTCCTCGGTGGCGGCGATCGCCCCCGCCACGGAGGTGAAGTGCCCGACGGCGATCACCGTCCGGGCGGGCTTCGGCACGAGGTCGACGAGGGCGCGGGTGGCCAGCACGAGGGTGCCCTCCGAGCCCACGACGAACTTCGCCAGATCGAACTCCGCATCCGGACGGGCGAGTCGGTCCAGCCGGTAGCCGCACGCGCGGCGCCAGAACTGCGGCATGCCGCCGGCTATCGCCGCGTCGTTCTCCCGGACGATCCGCGGAAGTTCGCGGTAGAGACGCCCCTCCAGCGTCGGCAGCCCGGCGCGGTGTTCGCGCACCGCCTCGTCGACGGGGGCGAGGTGCGCCGTCGCCGAGTCCGAGAGCACGACGTCGAGTTCGCGCACGTGGTCGATCGTCATGCCGTAGCGGATCGAACCGCTGCCCGCCGAGTTGTTGCCGATCATTCCGCCGACGGTGGCCCGGTTGCTGGTGGAGGTGTCCGGTCCGAACATCAGCCCGTGCCCGGCAGCCGCCCGGTTGAGCTGGTCCTGCACGACGCCCGCCTCGACCAGCGCGGTGCGGCCCTCCGCGTCGATCTCCACGATGCGGTTCATGTGGCGGGAGAGGTCCAGGACCAGACCGGGCCCGATGGTCTGCCCGGCCAGGGACGTACCGGCGCCGCGCGGCACGACGGGGATGCCCGCTTCGGCGGCGGCCGTCACGGCGGCCTGCACGTCGCCGGCGTGACGGGGGAAGACGACGCCCAGCGGCTTGATCGCGTACATGCTCGCGTCGCGGGAGAAGAGGTGCCGGGTGTACTCGTCGAAGAGGACGTCGCCCTCGATCTCACCGCGCAGACGGGCCTCGACCTGACGGGCCGTCTCCGTGGTGGCGGCCGCGGAAGGTGCGTCGCCGCTGATCGCTGTCATGTGGTGCGGACTCCAAGTGCTCGTGGACGCTGCGGAACCGGCGCCTGCGCGGCGCGGCCGGGGAAGCGCGCGGGGTGTGGGCGCGACGGGCTGAGCTGGTCGGTCACTCCTCGTCGCGCAACGTCACCAGCGCCGCGTCGAGACCGTCCGTGTCGACCGGGACTCCGGCGAGCTGGAGCCCCATCTGCACACCTGCGAGCGTGCCCGCGAGGGTGAGGTCGCTGAGGTGGCCGAGGTGGCCGATGCGGAAGACCCGCCCCGCCAGGCGCCCGAGACCGGCGCCCAGGGACATGTCGAACCGCTCCAGGATGATCTTGCGGAGCTTGTCGGCGTCGTGCCCGTCCGGCATCACCACGGCAGTGAGCGAGCCGGAGTGCTCCCGCTCGTCCTGGCAGAGAACCTCAAGTCCCCAGCCGCGCACGGCGGCGCGCGTGGCGGCGGCATGCCGCGCGTGCCGGGCGAAGACGTTGGGCAGGCCCTCCGCCTGCAGCATCCGCAGCGCCTCTTCCAGCCCGTACAGCAGGTTCGTGGCGGGGGTGTAGGGAAAGGAACCCTGCCGGTTCGCCTCGATGACGGGCGTCCAGTCCCAGAACACCTTCGGCAGTCGCGCGGTCCGGCTCGCCGCGAGTGCCTTGTCGCTGACGGCGTTGAAGCTCAGGCCCGGTGGCAGCATCAGCCCCTTCTGCGAGCCGGCCACGGTGACGTCGACGCCCCACTCGTCGTGGCGGTAGTCGATGGAGCCGAGCGAGGAGATGGTGTCGACGAGCAGCAGGGCCGGGTGGCCCGCCTCGTCCATGGCTCGCCGGATCTCGGGGATGCGGCTGGCCACGCCGGTCGAGGTCTCGTTGTGCACGACGCAGACGGCCTTGATCGCGTGCTCGGTGTCGGCGGCGAGCCGCTCGGCGAGCACTTCGGGATCGGCGCCGTGCCGCCAGTCGCCCGGGATGAAGTCGGTGGCGGTCTCGAGGCCCAGGTCATCCGCCATCCCGCGCCAGAGCGAGGAGAAGTGACCCGTCTCGAAGCTGAGGACGCGGTCGCCGGGGCTGAGGGTGTTGACCAGGGCCGCCTCCCAGGCACCCGTGCCGGAGGCGGGATAGATCAGGACAGGGCCCGTGGTCCCGAAGACCGGCCCCAGCGCCTCCAGCAGACGCAGCGTCAGCGCCGAGAACTCCGGCCCCCGGTGGTCGATGGTGGGCGCCGACATGGCGCGGAGCACCTGGTCGGGCACGTTGGTGGGGCCGGGGATCTGCAGGAAGTGGCGACCGGTGCGCGGGGTCATGTTCCGGCTCCTCCCAAAGGGTTGTGCCGCTGAGCGGCACGCTGTATCGTCACGCGGCACGCTGGAGCCTAAGGTTCCCCCACGGAACGAGTCAATGGATGCAGAACGTCCTCAACGCCCTCCGGGCCCTCGAAGAAGTCGCCGTCCGCCAGCCGATCGGCGTCGCCGACCTGGCACGTGCCATGGGGCTGCCCAAGTCCTCCGTGCAGCGGACCCTGGTCACGCTGAAGGAGGCGGGGTGGATCCGCTCCACCGGCTCGGCCCCCACCCGGTGGGTCGTCACCACCAAGGCGCTGCACGTCGGCCGGCACGCCACGGACGAACTCGGCCTGCGGGACATCGCGTTGCCGGTGATGGAGGAACTGCGCCGCCGCACCGACGAGACGGTCCACCTCGCGGTCCGCGAGGGCAGCAAGGTGGTGCTGGTCGAGCGCCTGGAGACCTCGCAGCCCGTGCGGATCATCCTGCCGCTGGGCCAGAACCTCTCGGTGCACGCCTCCGCCAACGGCAAGGCGGTGCTCGCGGCCGACCCCGAGGAGGCCGTCGAGCGCTACATCGCCCAGGGGCTCAGGGGATTCACCGAGACGACGATCACCGACGCGGCGAAACTGCGCGCGGAATTGGCCAGGACCCGTGAACGGGGCTGGGCGACGAATGCCGGTGAATGGCGCTCGGACGTCTCGGCTGTCGCCTCGGCGGTCATCGGAGAGGCCGGACTTCCGGTCGCGAGCATCAGTGTCAACGTTCCGACGAGCCGAATGTCGGACGAGGCGAGACCCGTCTACGGCGCTCTCGTCAACGAAGCGGCCAAGAGAATCAGTGCAGCTCTGGGACGCGCGCACGAGGGAGGCGACGGGAGTTGAAGGATCCTCACGCGAACCCTTGACGGGCCCCGACCCCCCTCACATACTCACCCAAGGCGAAAACCGGATTCCGTATAGCGGAATAGTTAGGCGTTTTGCGGGCAATCCCCAGAAGCGCTCGCAAGGGCGGAGTCACAGGCCCGGAAAGGCTTCTGATTACCGCTCGGACAGGTGCCGGTACGCCTTTGTACCGACCGTTCGACCGAAGGCGAGGAAGCCTCGTGTCAGATCATGTCATAGCCATCATCGGGTTGGTGCTGGTATTCGCCATCGCCACCTTCACGAAGGTCCACATGGGCGCGCTCGCCATCGTGGCTGCATTTGTGGTCGGAAGCGGATTCGTGGGCAAGTCCGCGGACGACATATTCGGCGGCTTCCCGGGCGACCTGTTCGTCGTGCTCGTCGGTGTCACATTCCTTTTCGCCATCGCCAATAACAATGGGACGGTGAACTGGCTGGTCCAGTCCGCGACCCGGGCCGTGGGCGGCAGGATCGCACTCATACCCTGGGTGATGTTCCTGGTCACGGCCGTTCTGACGGCGACCGGTGCTGTCGTGCCCGCGGCCGTGGGAATCATCGCTCCCATCGGCATGGGATTCTGTGTGCGCTACCGGATCAACCCGGTGCTGATGGGGCTGCTCATCATCAACGGCGCCAGCGCCGGCGGATTCTCGCCGATCAGCATCTTCGGCAGCATCACGAACGGTGTCGTATCGCGGAACGAACTGGCCGGAAATCCGACGCTGCTCTTCGTCAGCTCATTCCTCTTCAACGTGGTCCTCAGCCTCGTCGTCTTCTTCCTGTTCGGTGGACGCGGCCTCCTCGGCCGCCGGGCGGAGGACACGCAGAAGGCGACGGAATCCGGGGACGACGAGGGCGGTTCGCTGGTGACGGCGGGCGCACCCGCCGGGTCGGGCGACAAGCCCGGCCTGGAGACGGACGGCGGCACCGGAGCGACGGCCGTCAAGGGCGGCGGAGCCCCCGCCCCCGCAACTGCTCCCTCAGGTGGGGGCGGTACGAGTGCCGTCGAGGTGGAGGAAGAGGCCGTACAGCTCACCGGCATCCGGGCCCTCACGCTGCTCGGGCTGGTCGGGATGGTCGTCGGGACCCTCTTCTTCGACCTGGACCCCGGCCTCATGGCACTCACCGTCGGCGTCGTGCTCACGCTCGTGAACCCCGCTTCCGCCAAGGGCGCAGTGGACGCCTGCGCGTGGTCCACGGTGCTCCTTGTCTGCGGCATCGTCACCTTCGTCACCATGATGGAGGAGATGGGGACGATCGACTTCCTCGGCGACAGCGTCGCGGGGATCAACGCCCCGCTGCTGGCAGCCCTGTTGATCTGCTTCATCGGTGCGGTGGTCTCCGCCTTCGCCTCGACGACCGGAATCCTGGGCGCGCTCATCCCGCTGGCCGTGCCCTTCCTTCAGGGCGGTCACGTCGGAGCGGTCGGCATGATCATCGCGCTGGCCATCTCCTCGTCCGTCGTCGACTCCTCGCCGTTCTCCACCAGCGGTGCGCTCGTGACGGCGAACGCGCCGAAGGAGCAACGCGAGATGGTCTTCAAGAAGCTCATGATCTGGGGATTCAGCATGGTCGCTCTCGCCCCTCCGGTGACGTGGCTGTTCTTCGTCATCCCGGGCTGGCTCTGAGCACGCACCTTCGCCCGGGCGTGCGCTGCGGACAACTCGCGGCGCACGCCCGGCCGTTCGTGTCCGCCCGTGATTCCTGGGTGCGCCCCGCCCGCGTGCGGTCCGCGGCGGACCTGGCGAGTGCGAGCCGGTGGCCGCGCGGCGCCGCGTCCCCCTCGGATGGCATGATCCGCCGTGCGACACCCCGAACGCCCCGCGCCGCACGGTCAGGGCAGCACAGGCGGGGGCCGGCAGGCCCGGCCCGACGGTTCAGATAGGCAGGCACCAGGCACATGGCTCAGATCAGTCCCAGCATCCTCTCGGCCGACTTCGCTCGCCTCGCCGACGAGGCCGAAGCGGTGACCGGAGCGGACTGGCTCCATGTCGACGTCATGGACGGCCACTTCGTCCCCAACCTCACGCTCGGTGCACCCGTCGTCGAGGCGCTGAGCAAGGCGAGCGACATCCCTCTGGACTGCCACCTGATGATCGAGGAGCCGGACCGCTGGGCGCCGCAGTACGTGGAGGCGGGCGCCCGGTCCGTCACCTTCCACGCGGAGGCCGCGGGCGCGCCCGTGCGGCTCGCCAGGGAGATCAAGGCGCTCGGCGCCCGCGCGTCGATGGCGCTCAAGCCCGCGACGCCCGTCGAGCTCTACGAGGACCTGCTGCCCGAGCTGGACATGTTGCTGGTGATGACCGTGGAGCCCGGATTCGGCGGGCAGGCGTTCCTCGACATAATGCTGCCGAAGATCCGCCGGGCCCGGCAGCTCATGGACAAGCACGGCCTCGAGATGTGGCTCCAGGTGGACGGAGGGGTCTCCGCCTCCACCATCGAGCAGTGCGCGGAGGCAGGCGCGGACGTCTTCGTCGCGGGATCTTCCGTCTACAGCACCGACGACCCCGCCGCGGCCGTCCGGGGACTGCGCCAGCAGGCGGAGGAGGCGGCACGCCGGGCAGAGGCTCCTTCGGGCGGTGGCCACCTGTGACCCCCTGACCCGGTGCTTTTCCCGGGACACGGCGCCGACGCCCATCGTTCGCAGGGGCTTCGTCCGGCGGATTCGGAACGCCCGTGCGGTGTGCGCACACTGGATTCAGGGTCCGGGACGGGCCGCGGAGCTGTTCGGCAGGCGCAGGATTGGGATCGAGGTCACCCGGGATCTGCAAGGATGAACGTCCAGCGCTGAGGCGTACGTATGGCAAGACAGTGAGGTGAGTGCGGTGTCGTCGGGTCGGACCACACGAATGGGACCCGCCGAGCTCATGCAGGCGGCAGCCATGGCACGCCGCTTCTACCTTGAGGGCAAATCCAAGATCCAGATCGCGGACGAGTTCGGCGTGAGCCGCTTCAAGGTGGCGCGGGTGCTGGAGACGGCGCTGGAGCGCGACCTGGTCCGCATCGAGATCAGGGTTCCCGCAGAGCTGGACGCCGACCGCTCGGACGCTCTGAGGGCCCGCTACGGGCTGCGGCACGTGGTCGTCGTCGAATCCCCTTCCGAGGCGGTGGACGACGGCGCAGACCCGGAGAACCTGGGTGAGGTGGCCGCCGGCCTGCTCGGCGAGCTCGTCACCGAGGGGGATGTGCTCGGCCTGGCCTGGGGCCGCTCCACCATCCACACTGCCGCCGCGCTGCGCCAGCTGCCGCCCTGCACCGTCGTGCAGCTCACCGGCGTATACGACGCGGGCACGGCTGACCGCGGATCCGTCGAGGCCGTGCGGCGGGCCGCCGAGGTCGCCGGGGGAGAGGCGCACCCCGTCTACGCCCCGATGCTGCTGCCCGACCCCGCGACCGCCGCCGCGCTGCGCAGCCAGACCGGCATCGCCCGCGCCTTCGAGTACTTCGACAAGGTGACGGTCGCCGCCGTGTCCATCGGCTCCTGGGAACCGGGCATCTCCACCGTCCACGACATGCTCAGCGACACCGAGCGCGAGCATTACTCCTCGCTGGGTGTCGCCGCCGAGATGTCCGCCCACCTCTTCGACAAGAGCGGCCGCCGCATCGGACGTGACCTCGGAGAGCGCTGCATCACCGTCGAGGCCGAGCGGCTGCGCCGGGTCCCCGAGGTGATCGCCATCGCCGGCGGCCAGCGCAAGGCCGAAGCCATCGGCGCGGTCCTGCGCTCCGGCCTCGTGACGAGCCTCGTCACCGACACCGCCGCCGCCGACTATCTGCTGACCGAGGCCGAGCCGGGGCCGAAGCCCGCGCTGGAGCGTGCCGACCCGGACGGCTCCTAGGCGCCCTGTCCACGGGCCGCTCGCGGTCCCCGGCCACCGGCCCGGCCACGGGCGGTCCGCGCCGTGGTGCACGCAGGCTCCGCGGCTTCCCGGCGCGGTGCGGGCCGGCGCCACCGGGTGCGGCCGGGGGCCTGTACTCCCTGCGGGTTAGTCTCGTGCTCGCCGCGCCGTGCGGCCCGTATCGCACTCTCCGAGGAGGCAGAGGCAGCCATGACCACGCAGCGCACCAAGCTGCCGGGAGTCGGCACGCAGTACGACATCGAGACCCGGGCGGGCCGCCACATCTCCGTCGTCGCCCACCAGGACGGGCGGCGTTTCCTCGGCTTCTACGAGCCCGACGACCCCGACGCCTGCCAGGCCACGGTGCCGCTCGACTCCGACGAGGCCGCGTCCCTCGCCGCGCTGCTCGCGCCGCCCGACACCCCGGCCCTCGGCACCGGCGAGATGGACCTGGACCTCGTCACCGAACGCATCGCCGTGACGACCCAGTCGCCCTACCGCAGCCGCCCGCTCGGAGAGACCCGCGCCCGCACACGCACCGGCGCCTACATCGTCGCCGTGCTCCGCCGTACGGGGCCGCACCCCTCTCCCGGGCCGGAGTTCCGGCTGGAGGCGGGCGACGAGGTCGTCGCCGTCGGCACCCGCGAAGGGGTCGACGAGCTCACCCGCATCATCAGCGGCACCTGACGGGCCGCACACAGGGACGGGCCGTCCTGGCCGGTCCCGGCCGGTCCCCGCCAGGAGAACGCAGCAGGGACCGGCGGTAGAGAAGGGGACAGGTCGAGCCCGTGCACGACACCACCGTTCTGCTCATCGAACTGGGCGCCGTGATCCTCGGGTTGGGCCTCGTCGGGCGCTTCGCGGGCCGCATCGGCATGTCACCGATCCCGCTCTACCTGCTGGGCGGCCTCGCCTTCGGGCACGGTGGCTTCTTCCCCCTGAACGCCAGTGAGGGGTTCATCGAGGTCGGCGCCGAGATAGGGGTGCTCCTGCTCCTGTTGCTGCTGGGGCTCGAGTACACCGCGGCGGAGCTCGTGACGAGCCTGAAGACCCAATACCCCTCCGGCATCGTCGACTTCGTGCTCAACGCCGTGCCCGGTGCTCTCGCCGGGCTGCTTCTCGGCTGGGGGCCGGCG
It contains:
- a CDS encoding FAD-binding and (Fe-S)-binding domain-containing protein: MTAISGDAPSAAATTETARQVEARLRGEIEGDVLFDEYTRHLFSRDASMYAIKPLGVVFPRHAGDVQAAVTAAAEAGIPVVPRGAGTSLAGQTIGPGLVLDLSRHMNRIVEIDAEGRTALVEAGVVQDQLNRAAAGHGLMFGPDTSTSNRATVGGMIGNNSAGSGSIRYGMTIDHVRELDVVLSDSATAHLAPVDEAVREHRAGLPTLEGRLYRELPRIVRENDAAIAGGMPQFWRRACGYRLDRLARPDAEFDLAKFVVGSEGTLVLATRALVDLVPKPARTVIAVGHFTSVAGAIAATEDALACDPSAVEMMDRTILDLSRKKIEYASLGSILEGDPEALLFVSFTGDDEKELIGRLERLTSLWKRHGHGYHTLQAVTPAQQGSLLKVRKSSLGLLMAASEGTRRPLAFIEDTAVDPVHLADYTRRFKQVLDRHGLNAGFYGHCSVGCLHIRPFVDTADPSQVATMRSVAEEIKDLVREYGGVNSSEHGDGLARSEFNREIFGDELYEAMRRVKGLFDPENRLNPGKIVDAPSMTDNLRDPALPPAGPLRTRLDFEVVGGMRGAADRCMNIGLCRKADAGTMCPSYMATLKEEDSTRGRANALVKALSEPDPHRALGDERLHEVLDLCLMCKACKSECPLGVDMATLKAESLAHHHDEHGIPRRSRVFASIRSLNRMGSATAPLSNLPGRIPFLRRLMDRWLGIAPARPLPVFVRGNLVRWFRRRGQAAGAPAPATGSVPPGSQGTVTYLADSFTTYTEPGIGRAAVELLELAGWRVALESRGCCGRSAFSKGLLDEAKDQARKLTRLLSENSPAGSPVVGCEPSCLMTLRDEHRAMLPEDAAVADISGRVRQVEELLTEAVDDGRLRLAPDAWPASRRILYHGHCHQKAEVGTAATVELLKRIPGAEVVELDAGCCGMAGSFGFESEHYETSMTVGSDRLFPAISAEGDRTVVAASGVSCRQQIFHGTERNAWHPVELVRAALLTGSPATGGTGDESPATATEGEAPQ
- a CDS encoding pyridoxal-phosphate-dependent aminotransferase family protein — protein: MTPRTGRHFLQIPGPTNVPDQVLRAMSAPTIDHRGPEFSALTLRLLEALGPVFGTTGPVLIYPASGTGAWEAALVNTLSPGDRVLSFETGHFSSLWRGMADDLGLETATDFIPGDWRHGADPEVLAERLAADTEHAIKAVCVVHNETSTGVASRIPEIRRAMDEAGHPALLLVDTISSLGSIDYRHDEWGVDVTVAGSQKGLMLPPGLSFNAVSDKALAASRTARLPKVFWDWTPVIEANRQGSFPYTPATNLLYGLEEALRMLQAEGLPNVFARHARHAAATRAAVRGWGLEVLCQDEREHSGSLTAVVMPDGHDADKLRKIILERFDMSLGAGLGRLAGRVFRIGHLGHLSDLTLAGTLAGVQMGLQLAGVPVDTDGLDAALVTLRDEE
- a CDS encoding IclR family transcriptional regulator, which translates into the protein MQNVLNALRALEEVAVRQPIGVADLARAMGLPKSSVQRTLVTLKEAGWIRSTGSAPTRWVVTTKALHVGRHATDELGLRDIALPVMEELRRRTDETVHLAVREGSKVVLVERLETSQPVRIILPLGQNLSVHASANGKAVLAADPEEAVERYIAQGLRGFTETTITDAAKLRAELARTRERGWATNAGEWRSDVSAVASAVIGEAGLPVASISVNVPTSRMSDEARPVYGALVNEAAKRISAALGRAHEGGDGS
- a CDS encoding SLC13 family permease, giving the protein MSDHVIAIIGLVLVFAIATFTKVHMGALAIVAAFVVGSGFVGKSADDIFGGFPGDLFVVLVGVTFLFAIANNNGTVNWLVQSATRAVGGRIALIPWVMFLVTAVLTATGAVVPAAVGIIAPIGMGFCVRYRINPVLMGLLIINGASAGGFSPISIFGSITNGVVSRNELAGNPTLLFVSSFLFNVVLSLVVFFLFGGRGLLGRRAEDTQKATESGDDEGGSLVTAGAPAGSGDKPGLETDGGTGATAVKGGGAPAPATAPSGGGGTSAVEVEEEAVQLTGIRALTLLGLVGMVVGTLFFDLDPGLMALTVGVVLTLVNPASAKGAVDACAWSTVLLVCGIVTFVTMMEEMGTIDFLGDSVAGINAPLLAALLICFIGAVVSAFASTTGILGALIPLAVPFLQGGHVGAVGMIIALAISSSVVDSSPFSTSGALVTANAPKEQREMVFKKLMIWGFSMVALAPPVTWLFFVIPGWL
- the rpe gene encoding ribulose-phosphate 3-epimerase yields the protein MAQISPSILSADFARLADEAEAVTGADWLHVDVMDGHFVPNLTLGAPVVEALSKASDIPLDCHLMIEEPDRWAPQYVEAGARSVTFHAEAAGAPVRLAREIKALGARASMALKPATPVELYEDLLPELDMLLVMTVEPGFGGQAFLDIMLPKIRRARQLMDKHGLEMWLQVDGGVSASTIEQCAEAGADVFVAGSSVYSTDDPAAAVRGLRQQAEEAARRAEAPSGGGHL
- a CDS encoding sugar-binding transcriptional regulator, which produces MGPAELMQAAAMARRFYLEGKSKIQIADEFGVSRFKVARVLETALERDLVRIEIRVPAELDADRSDALRARYGLRHVVVVESPSEAVDDGADPENLGEVAAGLLGELVTEGDVLGLAWGRSTIHTAAALRQLPPCTVVQLTGVYDAGTADRGSVEAVRRAAEVAGGEAHPVYAPMLLPDPATAAALRSQTGIARAFEYFDKVTVAAVSIGSWEPGISTVHDMLSDTEREHYSSLGVAAEMSAHLFDKSGRRIGRDLGERCITVEAERLRRVPEVIAIAGGQRKAEAIGAVLRSGLVTSLVTDTAAADYLLTEAEPGPKPALERADPDGS
- a CDS encoding cation:proton antiporter regulatory subunit codes for the protein MTTQRTKLPGVGTQYDIETRAGRHISVVAHQDGRRFLGFYEPDDPDACQATVPLDSDEAASLAALLAPPDTPALGTGEMDLDLVTERIAVTTQSPYRSRPLGETRARTRTGAYIVAVLRRTGPHPSPGPEFRLEAGDEVVAVGTREGVDELTRIISGT